CCATCAGCCAGCCATGAACACTGTGGAACAACTCCAGTTTCTCTCCTTTTGCATTTTctattaaacacaaaatacacaacacaCGTTTCAATAAGAAAGCATAACCTGTCAAATAGGTGCCATCATGACCCCACACTCACCTAAGATGCCATCCCATATCATCTTGTATACAAATGTGTTTAGAAAAGAGGAGATGGTGATGAGTTCCTCTATCTTGAAGGATGTTTGCTCTTCATATACTTCAATGTCATCCAAAATTCTGAAACACAATCATAAATGTGTGACATAAAATGCTGCCATCTTTTGGAAAGCACAGTTAATAAGATTAAATAAATGAGCAGCGAAATTACGTGATAAGGTGGCGCGAGCAGTCACAGAAGAGCATGAGCATAGCCAGGAGCTGCTTTGACTCTTCGGTGTCATTGTTCAGACACTCCATGAAGAGTTTGAGGCCTCCCTGAGGACCAAGCTCACAGATGAAGGCCCAAAGTTTGGGCAAAAGGTCATCAAGATGTGTAAGACCTTCAGAAAAACAGAACGAAGAGAGACTGAGTATCGTTTCCTTTTTACGTTAGGTTTTAATAAAATACCAGCTTCTTGGACTGACCAGTGAGTATCTGGAGGCGTATTTGCGTCAGTGTAGACAGAGCGGTCTGGTAgagcacacagatgctgcacacCTTCTGAACTTCAGCTGAGTCAACTCGCTTTCCTCCAACTGGTTTCAGGATGTTACGCACAGAGGCGGACTTCTGAAATGCTCGCTTGAAGAGGTCTgttaaaacacagacatgggatttgaaaaaatattcaaaacctttatttaaaatcagcagtttgtacttatttcaaaatattaGAACAGAAATTAGGGACTTACTTTTGACTGGTAGATTATTTTGTGATGTGCTAGGTTGTGGTGGGGGGGGAGCAGGCTCCTGACTCTCCAGCTTTTTAGAGAGGACATCACTGAAAAGAGTTCTGATAACAGGTACACCCCACAGGTGCTGAAGCTGTCTAGTTACCAGGGGCATTGACTCATTAAGACTTCAGAGAATGGAAGAAAGAAGAGGCAGATGGGAGAAAATATCATTTTTTAAGCAAAGGAAAAGTGAAAGAACTCAAGAATACAAACATGTATccatattttcttcttctggctgctccctttaggtgTAGCCACAGCTGATCAtctacctccatctcaccctatccctagcatcctcctctgtcacaccaaccctttgcatgtcctccttcactacgtCCGTGAATtgtctctgtggtcttcctcccAGGTTTTTAAACTCATTTACCTTCACTATCTCTACTCCTCACATGTGCACCTTTCCACCCAtcaccctctcattcacacacatatttttttcttgcttttactgactttcattcctcttctctacagtgcatacctccacttCTCCAGGCTCTGTCCCACCTGCTCCCTCTTCTCACTACAGATCATGATGTTGTCTGCAATTTCTATAGTCCATGGACTCCTGCCTAACTTcatcaacctgtccatcaccatagCAAACAAGAACAGGCTCAGAGATGATCCCTGATGTAAAcacacccccaccttgaacacATCTGTAACTCCTACCGCACATCTCACCACTGAACCAGCCTCATATACTCCTCTGCTATTCCGGACTTCCTCATGTGgaaccacagttcctctcttggcatcctatcatatgctttctctagagcCACAAAGACACAATGCAACTCCTCCTGACCTTCTCtttacttctccatcaacatgTAGCCATACTGCTACTCACTAATCGTCCtctctcttcttaacctagcttcaaccACTCTTTCCCAAAGCTTCACAGTGTGGCTCATCAGCTTCATCCCTCTGTAACTATTACAGCTCTTCATCACCTTTGCTCTTAAAAATGGCTTCCAGTagacttcttctccattcctcaggtatcctctcactctccaagacTGTGTTAAATatggttaaaaagtccactgccctctcccctccacaGATATGCTATCAGGACCACCCATATATGGTAGCTTAATTTACAGTCTAAATTTTAAACTGAAGCTTGTGTCAAACAAACATGAGGAATTTAAATTACCCATAGTCCACAGTTTGAGAGAACCAACCCAGCACCGGATGCCAGTGGGTTAGGTTGGACTTCTTTTGGGATACATATCTCTGGCAGTAGGACAGCATGTCAGTCAGGTCCTTCACAAAGTGGTTGGCCTCCTCTTCAAGCACTTTCTCATTAAGGTAGCCTAAGTGAATCAGGTTTCCtatcaaacatgaaaaacagacaGTTAAACAGATAACACATAACTGCTTTTTCATTCGTACAGAAGACGTAACTGATTGAAAGTACACAATCCTATTGAACCAAAATGCTATACCTAGTAGGCACAGTGTGTGGCTGCCCTCAAGGCAAACACAGATGTCCGAACACTGTTCTTCCCGACTgagaaacaaaatgaatttCCGCAGCAGGTCATGCGTCTGGATGGTTGTCATGCACTGTTGGGACAAAGCAAATATTAAGAAATACTTTCTTACACTTTATTACGCGGTCTCACTTTGCAACGAAAAACACACATCACAGCGCTTTTACCTCTGGAGTAAGGACACTGAGGTGGGATATGATGGCTGGAACTGACATGATGTGAATGAGGAATGATCTTAGCAGGTTCTCCGAGAAGTGAGCAGCAATGACGGGCCTGAAAAATATGGAATTTAATTGAAAAGGAagcctgaaaataaaaatacaattcatAAACAGAATATACAGGCATAACACAAGAGCAATTAACATGTATCCTCTACTTAATTGAAGCTTAAATACTAGCTTACCTTAATGACAAGGTGAAAATGGCTGTCAGAGTGCCTTTGGACAGAGACGGTTTAGAACGAGCCAAGCCATTGGTCAGCAAGATCTAAACAAGAAAAGCTAACAGACAGTGAGCCTTGTATTTTAGAAGAAACCCCATTCCATACTACTACATTGAATATCTTGATAGAAATGAACAAATGAATTGTAATACTGAACCTGCAGTGTTGAATAGAATCCCTTTTGATTGAGATGGCCCATAATATTTTCACAAATCCTTGTCAAAGCAGGTCTGAGTGCCTCACCTGAAATATTTAGAGGAAAATATAATGGTTTTCTTCAGAAAGCAAAACCATAAGACATTAGCCACAGGTTGACTTTAGACGTACCCTTTCCTCTGACTATCCGCCAGGTTGAAGTGTCCGTGAAGGTTACCAGCATGGTGAGATACAGTGTCACCAGTTTGTTGTCCTGAAGTATGTCGGGCTAGAAATCACAAAACatgcaattattattattattattgtacatTTACAGTGATAAAGTGAATTTCAAAACTACAGTGGCCCTGAGAGATCAAACGCACTGAAATTTgagaaaacaccagcaaatagaaaaatgctgcaaaagcacatgaaaaacacacacacaacagaagttgcttttacagcatttttcattttgctggCATTTATTTAGGTTGCAGTGCATTTGACCACTCAGGGTAACCGTACAAAGCCCGTTTTCAAGCTTTAAATCGAGGCtaacctttaaatttttcagtaGCTGACAGCAAATCCAAAGCACATCTTTTATCTGTTTGAGCCAGGGAATAGTGAGGTCTTTGGAGAGAGCCAAGGAAACATACCAGACCTGAAGACCAAACAGCCAAAGACCCATTAAGACAAGAATCACATTTGTCGTTGGGTATGACAAGCCTTTAAACACACGCATGCTCACCTTAGGTTCATTTTCAACCTCCATACTGGCCAGGATAGCACGACAGAGTTTTTCAAAcctctgaaacacaaaattaGAGTCATTTGAATTGCACAACAAAGGACAAGTGTATAAGCTACTACTGCCGTGCTAACAGAAACCTCAAGGGTCTATGAAAAGTGTCACAGATATGAAATTCAACTTACTTTTACCAACTAAGGGATAAGTTGTTAGGTACTGATCTAAATACTAGCATAGCTGGTAACTCACCATCTTATCTTCTTGGCAATATATGAATAGCAATTTGCGAGCAATTTTGAAGATTGAAAGTGCATTTCTTTTTGATGTCCCAGTTTCAGAAGCTTGAAAATAGTCATCAATCTCTTTCCTGGtgaaagaaagggggggggggggggggggggggggcacaaacatgaacataatATACACTCGTGACAAATAGTGAATCAAACTCTTCAAATCTCAGTTTTCTAATAAATCTGCAAAAAGGAAAGTGGTGATCACCTTATTTGCTTCTGGAGTCTGCAGCGACAGATAAATCTCCTGACCAGGGCTTGAATGATGATTGCTGCTCTTTCCTTCTCCTTCTgacccttcctctcctctctagCCTGCCTGGCTTTGTCCAGGAACTCGGACTTGGAGCTTTGAGGTACACTAAACATGGTGCACCCTGGGAAGAAAGGATGCAAACCGCTTGGCCGCTGTACAAAAACTATACACGAATAATATGCATGCAGGCATTGATGGCATTTTGTGGCATCGGAGAAGACATCCGCTTTTTAGGAAGTCTGTGATAACACAGCTTTGTTTTTGGGGAAGCATAACAGTAAACTTACCTGCGAAAGTGAAGTTAAAGGAGGATTTTGTCTGGCCTTTGGGCTCACCTGCCGCTATAGCTCTTCAGTCATTTGGTTGTCCTTGAGATCCACGCAGGCGAAaagccaaatatatatatataaacaaaaaaagaaggctAACTTGCCATCTCTGGAGCGATACAGTAAATATGGAGCTGGGTAGGTTAGCACATAGGGCTAGTTCGCTGCTTGTTGGATTAAATCTGATCCGGGGAGAATTTATTCACATTAGTTTCGCGATATTTCGCTTCACCGCGGGGTTAGATTTTACCCTGTCTCAATGACAGTCTCGCAAACGCCGTGAACACACCGTTTCGAAATGTAAACAATGAGAGGAGATCAGTACATTGACTGCAGCCATTAATCCCCCTGTGTCGCATTAAATGATTCCGGGTAGTTTTTGTCTTCAAGTATAACTCGGGATACGAGTGTAGtatggaaaaatgtctgctaCATGCCAAACTATCTTCGGTCGTGTTCTAACAACAGCGACTTTGTATTTGTGGCGTTGAATAAAGCTTCAATCCAGTGTGTTGGGTGGGTGGAGGGGGGACTGTTATCGCTGTTACTCCTTAAACAGCGGAAACGTGCGGGCTAATGtaattaaagcatttttttgttaatatgCGAGTAAAAACGCGTAGACTATAACGCGGGCGGAAATAAACTactgcattattatttatttatcatataCCACTGGTTGGATACTTTTTCACCTTAACGTAAAAATGTCACCTGTCCCTTTAAAAACAGCTCGGGACGGTTGACGTCATTTTAATAACTGCGCAGCAGTGCACCGGAAGGAAGTGGGTGTTAGCTGACTGACGTTAGCAAGCTACAATTACGAAGTTTGCTGTGGGTTCTATGGTAAAtatgctctttttttatttattcaaaagaCGATGATAAACATACATTAAATTTGAAttctttatattatatttacagTATGTTTATCATCGTCTTTTGAATAAACATTACATACTATACCACTAAACATTAAATTTGAATTCTTTATATTATAATTACAGTATGTTTATCATCGTcttttgaataaataaacatactgtaaatataatataaagaaTTCAAATTTAATGTTTAGTGGTATAGTATGTAATGTTTTACCTATATGTAAGAATATCGCTAACTTTAGTTAACGCGAACTAGCCCATTAGCCATGCTGGCTAAAATTAAATTCCTACTCGCTGGATGAAAGGACACGGCCCAGTGTTTGACAGGAAACATCTCAGGACACTCGTACAAACATAATAACGCTTGATATTAAGGTAAGAAAGGCGTAATAGGCTGTATAACGAAAATGCGTGTtctttgctgagaaactggatAGGCTTCTGCCAGATCAGGTAACCCTCATTTGATTTCTGTATGTAGCCCTAACCTGCTTACCCCACAAAAGGGACCCATTTTGAGCCAGGAAACCAAAAAAGTCTGATTtataagtaaagtttatttgtagttaaaAAGGCGCTGTACAACGAAATAAGGATTAGGAATAACCACAATAAAAATATCTTCAAAAATTAAAATGGCAAGGCCAAACCACATTCAACAAAACGCCGAATAAAAAAGTAGATAACAAAATAATCTcagcagaaagcctggttaaacagaaaagttttcagttgCTTTATAAATGTGCGTCAGCTAAACGTAGCTGGAGTGGGACACTGTCACAGACTGAAAGGCTCTGTCCTCCCCAGTCTTCAATTTTGTAAAAGGGACAACTAATAAATTCTGATTCTGACCCCTAACCCTTTCTGTCAGAAACTGTGAGCAGCAGTGTGTTTAGAAAGAAGCTGAAATAAATAGTCTGAACCATGTCAACTTAGTGATCTGTATACAAGTATGAGAAGTTTAAAACTAATTTTATAACCAGCTGTGAGCCAATGTTGTTGGGAGTTGTTTGAGCTCACTTTCTAGAATGCGATAGAAGTCTGGCcacagcattttgcattttgcaggaCATTACAGTAATCTAGATGCGATTACTCAATTGCGTGAACAGTTTTCTCCAGTTCAGCTGAGGACACAATATCTTAATGTAGTGAAATGTTCCTTAAATGAAAGAATGGCCTACCCAGGTTGTGGGACTTAAAAGACACATACAGCTGAATATTGTTAgcataaaaataagaaatatcattaaaagattGAATGATGCCAGCTAAAGTAAGCatgtagaaagaaaataatagTGGACCCAGGATTAAACCTTGTGTAACCCCGCAGGTTAGGGAAGCATTGGTGGAGGAGAACCCTAACTGATAAGGTTCTTTCAGATAAATGGGGGGGGGAAACTAGTCTAATGCAGAGCCAAAGATGCCAGCAAAAAGTCTATTAAGTAAAATATGATAAACATTATCAGGTCAAATAATGAGTACAGAACAATACTCTGCCTCAGATACTAGATACTCAACTAGATACATAATTTGACAGAATGAGCTACCCTACTGTTAACTGTATATACAGAGATTTCCTGCATTACTCCCTTAAGATGGAAACTACTTTTATCAAGATCTTAGAGTTAGAAATATCCTTCTAGTTCTCAGATATCAGAGTGcagtgtcagaaaaataaatgggtTACTGTAAATATCATGTtgctctgctttgtttctggCTTAAGAATCAGAAGGATAGCATTCTATAGTTTCATACTGTCAGGACATGTTATAACAACCCTAGCATTAAACAGATCTTTCCAATTGCATATATTGACTGATATTGCTCATTTGTCTgagtttcattgcagccatgtTACTATTagcacctttttaaaaagggggggggggggggtggtatttttaaataattaaaaattgtCCACTCATTGCCCTAATGTGACTAGTCCAGTGAGAGCCACCTGTCACTTTATGCTTTAAATTGTGTTGTTCCAGGAAGAGATGTCAGGAGAGAGCGTGGTGAGCTCGCCAGTGCCGGCAGCTACAACCCGGACTACGTCCTTCAAAGGCTCCAGCCCCAGCTCCAAATATGTAAAGTTAAATGTGGGTGGAGCACTGTACTACACTACAATGCAGACACTAACCAAACAGGACACAATGCTCAAAGCAATGTTCAGTGGCAGGATGGAGGTCCTCACAGATAGTGAAGGTGAGCTATGGTAAAACTACAATCATATGCCGTGTTTATTTCATCACTGCACTTAAACTGATAATGATGTTTTACCATTTCATACCCATAGGTTGGATACTGATTGATCGATGTGGAAAACATTTTGGAACAATTCTTAACTACCTTAGAGATGGTGCCGTCCCGCTCCCAGACAGTCGACGGGAAACCGAGGAGCTGCTCGCTGAGGCCAAATATTACCTTGTTCAAGGCCTTGCTGATGAATGTACAGCTGCCTTGCAGGTACTGTCATCACAGTTACATTTCTGTGGAGTAACTTATAAATACTAagttttaacaaaattattggTACATTTAAAGTTGTAATATTTGGAATCTACATTGCTTTTGTAAGTATACTATCTTCCCACCCTAAcgttctgttttttaaaaagaattacaGGAATATATGTGAATAGCATTTGTCTATATATTTAAAGAATCAATTTGATTGTTTAATGAAAAACTCaaataaccaaacaaaaactacaGATACAAATCTGATAATTACATTCTTAAAATTTTTATCTACAAATGCAGCAGAAATGTTGCTTTTCTGAGAGCAGCTATTTTGACATCCAGTAACAGGTATCCACAGGAGTTACTAATGATATTATTGCAGGTTCAGAGGCTTTCAATTAGTAACACCTGTcttttctacaaaaaaaagtCTATAATTTTAAACCAATCTGTTTTAAAAAAGCTCTGCATTTATTGGTGAGTTTTGGTAATGtaataaaaccatcatttttaatgtgaGGTTTACATATCCTCTTATCATATGTGTAATTCTTTAACAACAGAGGGTTATTGTAAAATTTACAGTATGTTCCACTTTTGCATGTGTGAAGTTTTTAgtggaaaaatgtttttcttccagAACAAAGAAACATATGAACCCCTTTGTAAAGTGCCTCTGATGAcatcatccaaagaagagcagaGGCTTATTGCTACCTCGAAAAAGGTATGCTGTGTCTGTAATATTATGTgtatcattttgtttagtatcaAAAGAAATTTGtcattcagttttttgttttttcacagccAACAGTCAAACTGCTGTATAACAGAAGCAACAACAAGTATTCATACACCAGGTGAGTCTTTCTCATATGATGAAGGTCTCTCTTGTGGGTGAAGCTTGTCTAGTTAaagaacaacaataataatgcaATCAAGTCATTTGTCATAATAAGTGATCTTTCTTTTAACTTTGTTTCCTTCTCAGCAATTCTGATGACAACATGCTAAAAAATATTGAGCTGTTTGACAAGCTGTCTTTGCGGTTCAATGGGCGCGTGCTCTTCATCAAAGATGTGATTGGGGATGAGATCTGTTGCTGGTCTTTTTATGGCCAGGGGCGTAAAATTGCTGAAGTCTGTTGCACTTCCATTGTTTATGCCACTGAAAAGAAGCAGACGAAGGTAAATGTACTTGGTGCTTTCATAAGCATAGAGCTGTGCCATGTTGGTTAAATAAATCTGTCTCTTGAGTAAcacttggctttttttttttttcccctaggTTGAATTCCCCGAAGCTCGAATCTATGAGGAGACCCTCAACATCCTTCTATATGAATCCCATGATGGCAGAGGTCCAGATAATGCTCTGTTAGAGGCCACAGGGGGTGCTGCAGGGCGATCTAACCACctggatgaggatgaggagcgAGAACGAATTGAGCGAGTTCGTAGGATTCATATCAAACGACCCGATGACCGTACACACCACCACCAGTGACCTCCCTTCTTTGACCTTCAACCTGTGATCCCGGACAGTATTTGCACCACGCTTGTGCCTTACAACACCCAGCGCCTCCTTCTTTCACTTCCCTCATATTTTACCAGCATTCCCCAGGAGATTGAGTGTCATACAGCTGTATGTAGTGGTGAAGTGACTGTGTGCATTTTTGTCTCCAGGTGTCTTCGTTGTTGTCTCGTCAGCCTATAGTGTTCTTTTCGTTAGCCATGATAACTTGCATCACTGTTTTCTGCTACTGTGTAGAAGCTCGTAGACATGGATGTTTGCCTTCAGCACTGTTTTTACCAGTGTGtaccgcaaaaaaaaaaaagcatattatcAGTATATAGCTGTTATAGAAGGTTTTAATTACATTACATACAGGAGAACAAGAATTATATCATCTAAGCAACTAAAGGTTAATGTAGAAAGGTGAGTTTTTCTCTTCCATCTGACAGGTTCACTTTAAGGTCTCAAGTGGATAAACCAGGTGTTGTACACAATGAAGCCACATGGTGGCACTGTTTTACTCTTAGAAGTTATTAACCAAGGCTATTTTGTAGCCTGTTTGGAATTGCAATTAAACATTTCTAAAATAGTTTCTTTATATAGttatactgttaaaaaaaaaaaaaaaaaaaagaagttacagGTGGCTGAAGCAGTTCACTGCAATACTTACACCATATTTACTTTTAATGTTGACCCATTTTCCCTCTACTAAAATCATTTTCAGTGGAGGGAATTTGAGCTGTGACCTGACGTGTTAAATGAACTGGGCTGATTGAATGGTGGATGTTGAGCTTGATGTGAATGACTGTAACCAGATATCTCTCTAGCAGGAAGGAAACCCTGTCTACAAGCTTATAACAGGGATAGAAATTAGACCTGTCCTTCAGCACTGCATTCATCAGAGTTTGCACACTATAGGTTTAAGTTGATATATGTTTAACAATCACAGTACTTGTAGGTCTGTTGTACAGAAGTAAACAatgtatgttttatatttatacattatcACAAATAAATTTCTACAAACATTCTTTTGTGCTGGTTTTAATATACAATATCAGTGAGCATGCAAATTTATTATACATATGGCTTCATTGTGTCAAAATTAGAATTACATCTCTGAAGCATGATGTTCAGTGTTTAGTACATTAAAATAGTTTAGTAAATTTAAGTGTTGCTCAAACACAAGACTGTAAAACAATAGCCTCTGTTTCTTAATATTTTGAAACAAAGTAATTTTGATTATGACtagtgtgtgtgcgtctctGTCCAGCAGACAAGCTCATCGAAGGTTCCTGAGGTTCTCTTTCTGGGCACTTGTGTTTCCTGCAGACATGGTGATCTTCTCCTTAGTGGTCTCCTGATGAAATATGCAGAGGCCTCTTATGTGTCTCCTCCTCAGCCCCACACGTTACCGTGACCTTGCCCGAGTGGCAACCTGCAGTAGCAAACATTCTCATGCTGTCTTCATTTGTAATTTAATTGTAGACCTGTACTTAAAATAGCACATCTGTCTGCCAGGTCTTTATGTCAAGTTCATTTATAGAGCACAATCCAAAGCAATaaataaagtgctgtataacTTGTTGAAAACACAAGAGTGCGTATAACACAGCGAAAATACAAGTCGGTGCCTACTTAGAATAAGTCtgaaattttattaaaaagtttaaaagccATGTCAAAGTAGTAGAAGGGGCGGATCTGATATATAGGTTAGTGTGCTCCAAACCTTTGAAACAGGAGCTTGtacttttttttctaacatAAATTTAGGAACCACCGAGTGCATTTGACAGATGATCAAAGTGATCTGCTGGTAACAAGGAACTGCAGGTCTTTGGCAAGATATGACTGAGCATTTAAGAGTTTAAAAACTAATAGTAAACCTATTCTGAAATAAAAAGGTAGCCAGTGAAGCACCTGCTGGAGCTACAGTTAAGGGGGtgctctgcagcattttgtccAGCTGCAAACATGTGATAGATATAATAAGGCCTGACTCACCACCATGAGGTGTCCGTTCTTGTCCTTGTATACCGTGGGCTCCGCCCCAGTGCTGAAGTCCACTGCACCCTCTTTTCCGGCCTGGATTTCAAACTTGATACTGGGAATTAATGCAAGTACACAAGTGTTTTAGTTCAGCGTGCATATCAAACTGAACCTCTAAATTTCAAAACTCACCTGCCCTGAACTACTTTGACTGCATCTTGTTTGTTAGCAGTGACGCAGAGTTTGGTCAAAAGCTCAAACAAGTGATCGCAC
This sequence is a window from Archocentrus centrarchus isolate MPI-CPG fArcCen1 chromosome 9, fArcCen1, whole genome shotgun sequence. Protein-coding genes within it:
- the kctd10 gene encoding BTB/POZ domain-containing adapter for CUL3-mediated RhoA degradation protein 3 isoform X1, with the protein product MEEMSGESVVSSPVPAATTRTTSFKGSSPSSKYVKLNVGGALYYTTMQTLTKQDTMLKAMFSGRMEVLTDSEGWILIDRCGKHFGTILNYLRDGAVPLPDSRRETEELLAEAKYYLVQGLADECTAALQNKETYEPLCKVPLMTSSKEEQRLIATSKKPTVKLLYNRSNNKYSYTSNSDDNMLKNIELFDKLSLRFNGRVLFIKDVIGDEICCWSFYGQGRKIAEVCCTSIVYATEKKQTKVEFPEARIYEETLNILLYESHDGRGPDNALLEATGGAAGRSNHLDEDEERERIERVRRIHIKRPDDRTHHHQ
- the ube3b gene encoding ubiquitin-protein ligase E3B, coding for MFSVPQSSKSEFLDKARQAREERKGQKEKERAAIIIQALVRRFICRCRLQKQIRKEIDDYFQASETGTSKRNALSIFKIARKLLFIYCQEDKMRFEKLCRAILASMEVENEPKVWYVSLALSKDLTIPWLKQIKDVLWICCQLLKNLKPDILQDNKLVTLYLTMLVTFTDTSTWRIVRGKGEALRPALTRICENIMGHLNQKGFYSTLQILLTNGLARSKPSLSKGTLTAIFTLSLRPVIAAHFSENLLRSFLIHIMSVPAIISHLSVLTPECMTTIQTHDLLRKFILFLSREEQCSDICVCLEGSHTLCLLGNLIHLGYLNEKVLEEEANHFVKDLTDMLSYCQRYVSQKKSNLTHWHPVLGWFSQTVDYGLNESMPLVTRQLQHLWGVPVIRTLFSDVLSKKLESQEPAPPPPQPSTSQNNLPVKNLFKRAFQKSASVRNILKPVGGKRVDSAEVQKVCSICVLYQTALSTLTQIRLQILTGLTHLDDLLPKLWAFICELGPQGGLKLFMECLNNDTEESKQLLAMLMLFCDCSRHLITILDDIEVYEEQTSFKIEELITISSFLNTFVYKMIWDGILENAKGEKLELFHSVHGWLMVLYERDCRRRFTPDDHWLRKDLKPSLLFQELEKGKKRAQLLLQYIPHVIPHKNRVLLFRNIVTKEKESLGLVETSSASPHVTHITIRRSRMLEDGYDQLRRLPVNSIKGVIRVKFVNDLGVDEAGIDQDGVFKEFLEEIIKKVFNPALNLFKTTSGNERLYPSPTSYIHENHLQLFEFVGKMLGKAVYEGIVVDVPFASFFLSQVLGHHHSTFYSSIDELPSLDSEFYKNLTSIKRYDGDVGDLGLTLSYDEDVMGQLVCHELIPGGKTMPVTNENKISYIHLMAHFRMHTQIKEQTAAFIRGFRSIINPEWLHMFSTPEVQRLISGDNAEIDLDDLKKHTVYYGGFHSSHRVIIWLWDILSSDFNAEERAMFLKFVTSCSRPPLLGFAYLKPPFSIRCVEVSDDQDTGDTLGSVLRGFFTIRKKEPGGRLPTSSTCFNLLKLPNYSKKSILRDKLRYAISMNTGFELS
- the kctd10 gene encoding BTB/POZ domain-containing adapter for CUL3-mediated RhoA degradation protein 3 isoform X2; the encoded protein is MSGESVVSSPVPAATTRTTSFKGSSPSSKYVKLNVGGALYYTTMQTLTKQDTMLKAMFSGRMEVLTDSEGWILIDRCGKHFGTILNYLRDGAVPLPDSRRETEELLAEAKYYLVQGLADECTAALQNKETYEPLCKVPLMTSSKEEQRLIATSKKPTVKLLYNRSNNKYSYTSNSDDNMLKNIELFDKLSLRFNGRVLFIKDVIGDEICCWSFYGQGRKIAEVCCTSIVYATEKKQTKVEFPEARIYEETLNILLYESHDGRGPDNALLEATGGAAGRSNHLDEDEERERIERVRRIHIKRPDDRTHHHQ